The sequence CCTCACGGGCAACCCGGGTCACCTCGTCGGCGAACGAACTCAGCTGGTCGACCATCGTGTTGACGGTCGACTTCAGCTCGAGGATCTCCCCCCGGGCGTCGACCGTGATCTTCTGGGAGAGGTCGCCCTGCGCGACCGCGGTGGTGACCTGGGCGATGTTGCGGACCTGGCTGGTCAGGTTGCCGGCCATCGAGTTCACCGACTCGGTGAGGTCGCGCCAGACGCCGGACACCCCACGCACCTGCGCCTGGCCGCCGAGCTTGCCCTCCGTACCGACCTCGCGGGCGACCCGGGTCACCTCGTCGGCGAAGGAGGACAGCTGGTCGACCATGGTGTTGACGGTGGCGCCGATGCGCAGGAACTCCCCCTTGACCGGCTGCCCGGCGATGTCCAGCGCCATCTGCTGCGACAGGTCTCCCTCGGCCACGGCGGCGATGACGCGCGCCACCTCGGTGGTCGGTCGGACGAGATCGTCGATCAGACTGTTGACGGCCGCTGCGCCCGTGGACCAGTCACCCTCGGCGCCGACCTCGTCCAGCCGCTCGGTCATCCGGCCTTCGCGGCCGATGACCCGGCTGGCCCGGACCAGCTCGCGGGTGCGGCGCTCCTGCAGTCCGGCGAGGTGGTTGACCCGTTCCACGACCTGTCCGGCCAGGCCGTCGCGGGGCTCGGCACGGGCCGCGAAGTTGCCGTCGCACAGTGCCGACAGGACGTCCAGCAGGTCGAGCAGGTCCCGCTCCCGGGGGTGGGCGGCGGAGTGCTCGGGCAGCGTCTCGGTCGGCATGGACCCTCCGGAGGTCGGCTCGGCGCCAGGACGTGGGCGCGGCTGACAGGAGCGTATGGCTCGGCCGGACGGGTAGGGAGGCTTTACGCCCCGCCGGCTCCTCCTGCGGCCGGGGACGCAGCGTCCGGAGCCGATAGCCTGGGCGGGATGGCCGCCCCGTACGCCGACCCGTTCGCGGACCTCGACGTCGCGGGAGCGCCGCACAGCCTCATCGCGCTCGGCGGGACCCTGGACGCGGCTACGCTGCTCTCGGCCTACCGTGCGGGCGTCTTTCCCTGGCCGTCGTCCGGGGAGAACGAGCAGAGCCTGCAGCGCTCGGCCCGCCGGCTGGTGCGCCGCGGCGTCGTGCCGCAGCTGCCCGGCGAGGACGCGCTGATCCCCTGGTGCTCGCCGGACCCCCGCGCGGTGCTGCTGGCGGACGAGGTGGTGGTCCGCAGGTCGCTGCGCGCCCGGCTGCGCCGCTGCGGCTGGGAGGCGACGGTGGACGCCGCGTTCGACCAGGTGGTGGCGGGCTGCGCCGTCCGGGTCGAGGGGACCTGGATCACCGACCGGATGCGCCAGGGGTACGGCGAGCTGCACCGCGCGGGCGGCGCCCACAGCGTCGAGGTCTGGGACGGCGACCGGCTGGTCGGCGGGCTGTACGGCGTGCTGGTCGGCTCGGTGTTCTGCGGCGAGTCGATGTTCCACCGCGAGACCGACGCCTCGAAGGTGGCGCTGGTCGAGCTGTGCTCCCGCGTCCTCGAGGCCGGCTGCCGGCTGATCGACACCCAGGAGGAGACCGGGCATCTGGCCGGCCTCGGGCAGGTGCTGGTCCGGCGGTCGGACTACCTGCGGGCGGTTGCCTCCCTGCGGGACCGCCCCGTCCGGCTGAGCCACGACCGCCGCCCGGTCGCCCGCCTCGCCCACCGCTGAGGGCATTGCGTCCCAGGTGGGAGCGGTCCCGCGCCGGCGGACCGGACGCACCGGCTCAGCGGGTGCGCCAGAGCAGCACGAGACCCCGGTCGTCGCTGCCGCCGCTCGCCACCCGCCGGACCAGCACGTCGGCCCCGCCGGTGAAGCCCTGCGGCACCAGCCGCTCGGCCTCACCGAGCAGCTTGTCGATGCCCACGTCCAGGTCGCGGCCGGGGATCTCGACGAGGCCGTCGGTGTAGAGCAGCAGCGCATCTCCCGGGCCGAGCCGGCCGCTCTCCCCGACGTAGGTCACGGCCGGCACGAGCCCGAGCGCGAGGCCCTCCGCGCTCAGCAGGCGCCAGCGCCCGCTGCCGGCGTCGAAATGCGCGACCGGCGGGTGCCCGGCCGACTCGACGACGAAGGCGCCGGTCTCGAGGTCGAGCACGAGGTGCACGGCGGTGGCGAAGCCCTCGTCCCAGGCCTGCCGGTGCAGGTAGCGGTTGCCCGCCGGCAGGAACTCCTCCGGCCGCAGCGAGCCCAGCAGCCCGCCGAGTGCTCCGGAGAGCAGCAGGGACCGGGTGCCGGCCTCGATGCCCTTGCCCGAGACGTCCACCAGCGCGAGCTCGAGGGTCCGGCCGCAGTCGGTCAGCGAGCTGACCACGAAGTCGCCGGCGAACGGCGCCCCGCCGGCCGGCCGGATCACCGCCTCACCCGCCCAGCCCGGGAGCAGCGGCGGTAGCTGGCCCTGCCGCTGCAGCCGCTCGCGCAGATCCACCAGGAAGGTGTCACCGGTCGAGCCCGCCAGCCCGGTCTCCTGCCGGGAGCGGGTGAACTCGTGCGCGACCACTCCGGTGAGCAGGACGGTGACCAGGGCCCCCAGCCGCACGACCTCCACGCCCAGGGTCGCCACGTCATAGGCCAGGCACAGCGCCACCACCGCCAGGAGCACCCGCATCGTCGTCGGGCCGAGCAGCAGGCCCCCTCCGAGCAGCGGCAGGATCTGGACGCCGGGCGGGACCAGGCTCGGGCCGAGCAACCGGCCCGCAGCGACCACCAGCACCGAGAGGACCACCAGGCCGAGCAGCGCCAGCCGCTCGGGGGGGGGATCGTGGCGCAGCCGGGTGACGGAGCGGGGCAGGGCCAGCGCCACCGTCCACACGCCGCCGAGGACGTGCGGCCGGCGCTGCACCGTTGTGATGGTCATCGCGGTGAACCTATCCCGGCGGCACAGCGGCCCGGGTCGACTTCAGCCCGGAAGGGCCCGGCTACAGCGGCGGGAGTGCGCCCGTCGTCTCGTACTCCGTCAGCATGGCGATGCGGCGGGCGTGCCGCTGCTCGTCGCTGTACCCGGTCGACAGGAAGGTCTCGAGGATACCCAGCGCGGTCGCCTCGTCGTGCATCCGGGCCCCCAGGCTGACGACGTTGGCGTCGTTGTGCTCGCGGG is a genomic window of Mycobacteriales bacterium containing:
- the aat gene encoding leucyl/phenylalanyl-tRNA--protein transferase, which codes for MAAPYADPFADLDVAGAPHSLIALGGTLDAATLLSAYRAGVFPWPSSGENEQSLQRSARRLVRRGVVPQLPGEDALIPWCSPDPRAVLLADEVVVRRSLRARLRRCGWEATVDAAFDQVVAGCAVRVEGTWITDRMRQGYGELHRAGGAHSVEVWDGDRLVGGLYGVLVGSVFCGESMFHRETDASKVALVELCSRVLEAGCRLIDTQEETGHLAGLGQVLVRRSDYLRAVASLRDRPVRLSHDRRPVARLAHR
- a CDS encoding PP2C family protein-serine/threonine phosphatase — encoded protein: MTITTVQRRPHVLGGVWTVALALPRSVTRLRHDPPPERLALLGLVVLSVLVVAAGRLLGPSLVPPGVQILPLLGGGLLLGPTTMRVLLAVVALCLAYDVATLGVEVVRLGALVTVLLTGVVAHEFTRSRQETGLAGSTGDTFLVDLRERLQRQGQLPPLLPGWAGEAVIRPAGGAPFAGDFVVSSLTDCGRTLELALVDVSGKGIEAGTRSLLLSGALGGLLGSLRPEEFLPAGNRYLHRQAWDEGFATAVHLVLDLETGAFVVESAGHPPVAHFDAGSGRWRLLSAEGLALGLVPAVTYVGESGRLGPGDALLLYTDGLVEIPGRDLDVGIDKLLGEAERLVPQGFTGGADVLVRRVASGGSDDRGLVLLWRTR